The sequence CCATGAATCCTATGAAGAACACTATCGCTCCCAGTACCCCTGCAACTGTGAAGAGTATTGGTCCGTGTATGTGTTGGTAGGCAACTATGTCCTGAAGGTAAATACTCCGGGCCATTGTAACAGGCACAAATAAGGCTATGTAAAGTGGGAATGAACCGAATGCTATTAAACGAAAAGCCCTTACTGTACTGAGTTCTTCAAGGAATGATCTCTTTACTTCAGGATGCTTTGCACCCTTAACAATATCTGGGAAGGGCATTCTGAGGGAGAGAACTGATTTGGAAAGGGATCCCATGAACATGTAGAGTACTTCTTCTATCTTCAAAAGACCTATGACTGCCACCATACTTGCAAACGCTGCTAATGGGTACATTTGAGGCATTATAACGATTAGTATGAACACCACTGATAGTAAACTTATGATTGGCAGGGCGTTGTAGAGTCTTGGCATTGGGGATGCGGGTTTTATGGTTTCCTTGAAGAAAAATTTGATCGGAGCCATAAGTCCCGGACTTGAGATTGGTGGACCTACCCTCTGCTGGATCCTTGCATGCACAAACTTCCTCTCAATTCCTGGAAGCCATAAGCTCACCAGAAAAGCCAGTATCAGTGTTCCTATTACTGCAATTATTGAATTTATAACAGTCATCTGCACTTCTCCTAATCCCTATATTTCTATGATTTTTATCATGACTTAACGTTTTAATCTGCGGATTTTTCACTATTCATCTAATCTAATTATCTTGATTGCACGATCCGTGCATGTGAAACAGGGATCGCACTGTACAATTGCAAGCTGGGCATCTGTTATGTGGTGGCCTATGCATGCATGCTGCATCGCCCCTATGTTTGCAATGGAAGGGGTTCTTATGATTGAACCCCGGACTCTGCCGTCTTCCAGTGCGTAGGAGTGGTACAATGTACCCCTTGGCACCTCTATGTAGCTCCTGGTTATTGGGGCATCGTGCATCTCCCATGTCCTGTTGGTTATTTTACCATCTGGAAGACCTGCAATTGCCTGTCTTATTATCTTTATGGATTCAAAACATTCAAAAACCCTCATGAGGAGGTTGGATTTAACATCTCCACCATCCTGGGTTATGATATCAAATTCGAATGGGTCGTAAACAGACATTTCACGTCTTAAATCCTGTTCGTATCCTGTTGCCCTGAGGGTTGGTCCTGTTGCACCCAATTCCAGGGCTTCCTTCTGGGTGAGTACTCCCACACCTGTGATACGGGACATGATCATTGGATCCGATACGAATCTGTCTGCGAATGCTGTTAATTTCTCTTCAACAGTATCCATTCCCTCAAGGATCTTCTGTATTCTCATTTCGTCCAGTTCGCATCTTGGTCTGACCCCTCCGATGACTGATGCTCCGTACTGAACCCTGTTACCCCCTATCATCCTGAGGAGTTCCATGACTGTTTCCCTGATGTAGAACAGCCTCAT is a genomic window of Methanobacterium congolense containing:
- a CDS encoding hydrogenase large subunit; protein product: MDEDNKGNRNVSSENSKQTVIETEIAMGTVHPAALEPYRVRLFVEDEIVKDAEITIGINHRGIERIMEGLPVEKANSLTEKVCGICSNSHIWNSCMVAEKALDIEVPERANYIRIIMEELERLHSHLLYLAHGNEVLGHETFSMRLFYIRETVMELLRMIGGNRVQYGASVIGGVRPRCELDEMRIQKILEGMDTVEEKLTAFADRFVSDPMIMSRITGVGVLTQKEALELGATGPTLRATGYEQDLRREMSVYDPFEFDIITQDGGDVKSNLLMRVFECFESIKIIRQAIAGLPDGKITNRTWEMHDAPITRSYIEVPRGTLYHSYALEDGRVRGSIIRTPSIANIGAMQHACIGHHITDAQLAIVQCDPCFTCTDRAIKIIRLDE
- a CDS encoding respiratory chain complex I subunit 1 family protein; translated protein: MTVINSIIAVIGTLILAFLVSLWLPGIERKFVHARIQQRVGPPISSPGLMAPIKFFFKETIKPASPMPRLYNALPIISLLSVVFILIVIMPQMYPLAAFASMVAVIGLLKIEEVLYMFMGSLSKSVLSLRMPFPDIVKGAKHPEVKRSFLEELSTVRAFRLIAFGSFPLYIALFVPVTMARSIYLQDIVAYQHIHGPILFTVAGVLGAIVFFIGFMVLLNEYPFSILKAKADVIEGPLLEYASKYRAYVYISRGFLIFVLATVFTTLFLGMPPNIMSWTILVNILVAIILPILMAVLSAFSPIFTNKQFYPVVAGASILGVVAIVATFL